In the genome of Gloeotrichia echinulata CP02, one region contains:
- a CDS encoding phosphoglycerate kinase, whose protein sequence is MSKKTLANLSAADVSGKRALVRVDFNVPVDDQGNITDDTRIRAALPTIQDLTQKGAKVILTSHFGRPKGVDEKLRLTPVAKRLSELLGQAVLKTDDSIGDEVTAAVGALQNGQVLLLENVRFYKEEEKNDPEFAKKLAANADFYVNDAFGTAHRAHASTEGVTKFLSPSVAGYLVEKELEYLQNAIENPQRPLAAIIGGSKVSSKIGVIETLLEKCDKLIIGGGMIFTFYKARGLSVGKSLVEEDKLELAKSLEAKAKERGVALLLPTDVVIADKFAPDANSQIVSVENIPDGWLGLDIGPDSVKVFQAALADCKSVIWNGPMGVFEFDQFAKGTEAIAHTLAEIGKTGAITIIGGGDSVAAVEKVGLADQMSHISTGGGASLELLEGKVLPGIAALDEA, encoded by the coding sequence GTGTCCAAAAAAACTTTAGCAAATTTATCTGCTGCTGATGTATCTGGTAAACGCGCCTTGGTGCGGGTTGATTTTAATGTGCCTGTGGATGACCAAGGCAACATCACAGACGATACTCGCATTCGTGCGGCTCTGCCAACCATCCAAGATTTGACCCAAAAGGGAGCTAAGGTCATTTTAACAAGCCATTTTGGTCGTCCCAAGGGTGTGGATGAGAAATTGCGCCTGACTCCGGTTGCTAAACGTCTCTCGGAGTTGCTAGGTCAAGCAGTTTTGAAGACTGATGACTCTATCGGTGATGAAGTTACTGCTGCTGTGGGGGCTTTGCAAAATGGCCAAGTGCTGTTACTGGAAAATGTCCGCTTCTATAAGGAAGAAGAGAAAAACGACCCGGAATTTGCCAAAAAGCTAGCAGCTAATGCTGATTTTTATGTAAATGACGCTTTTGGTACTGCACACCGCGCCCATGCTTCTACTGAAGGTGTGACTAAATTCCTCAGTCCTTCTGTGGCTGGATATTTGGTGGAAAAGGAATTGGAGTATCTGCAAAACGCTATTGAAAATCCCCAACGTCCTTTGGCGGCTATTATTGGCGGTTCCAAGGTTTCTAGCAAAATTGGCGTGATTGAAACACTGCTGGAGAAGTGTGATAAGCTCATCATCGGCGGTGGGATGATTTTCACCTTCTACAAAGCCCGTGGTTTGAGTGTCGGTAAGTCTCTGGTGGAAGAGGACAAGCTAGAACTGGCGAAGTCTTTGGAAGCTAAAGCTAAGGAACGCGGCGTGGCTTTACTTTTACCCACAGATGTGGTAATAGCAGATAAGTTTGCTCCTGATGCCAATTCTCAAATCGTGAGCGTTGAGAACATCCCTGATGGTTGGTTGGGTTTGGATATTGGTCCTGACTCAGTGAAAGTCTTCCAAGCAGCCCTTGCAGATTGCAAGTCTGTAATTTGGAATGGTCCTATGGGTGTGTTTGAATTTGATCAGTTTGCCAAAGGTACAGAAGCGATCGCCCATACCTTAGCGGAAATTGGCAAAACTGGTGCTATCACTATCATCGGTGGTGGTGACTCTGTGGCTGCTGTGGAAAAGGTCGGTTTAGCTGACCAAATGAGCCACATTTCCACCGGTGGTGGCGCTAGCTTGGAGTTACTCGAAGGTAAGGTATTACCCGGTATTGCAGCTTTAGACGAAGCGTAA
- a CDS encoding universal stress protein yields MFKTVLFPIDQSREAREAADVVTNVVQKYGSRLVLLSVVEEPATDEPSTDPMLSPEIVAKLLQNAQELFSQQGIIAEILERQGKPAFTICDVADEIEADLIIMGCRGLGLTEEGVTESVTTRVINLSPCPVLIVP; encoded by the coding sequence ATGTTCAAAACAGTTCTATTTCCCATCGATCAAAGCCGAGAAGCGCGGGAAGCTGCCGATGTTGTTACCAACGTCGTGCAAAAATATGGTAGTCGGTTAGTCCTGCTGTCAGTGGTCGAAGAACCAGCCACAGATGAGCCTAGTACCGATCCCATGCTGTCCCCAGAAATAGTAGCCAAACTGCTCCAAAATGCCCAAGAGTTATTCTCTCAGCAAGGAATTATAGCAGAAATCCTAGAACGGCAAGGTAAACCAGCGTTTACCATCTGCGATGTCGCCGATGAAATCGAGGCAGATTTAATCATTATGGGCTGTCGCGGCTTAGGCTTGACTGAAGAGGGTGTCACAGAGAGTGTTACTACCCGCGTGATTAATCTTTCACCTTGTCCGGTGTTGATTGTACCGTAA